In Rhodococcus sp. OK302, one genomic interval encodes:
- a CDS encoding proteasome assembly chaperone family protein, producing the protein MDDQSKMYELEFPAPQLSAADGQGPILIHGLEGYSDAGHAVKLATTHLRESLETELVASFAVDELIDYRSRRPLMTFKADHFSDYAEPTLNLYALRDTVGTPFLLLAGMEPDLKWERFTTAVRLLAEQLGVRQTIGLNAIPMAIPHTRPLGLTAHSTNKELIGDHQRWSGELQVPGSASSLLEFRMAQHGHEAVGFSVHVPHYLAQTDYPGAAETLLENVSTVSGLELPLAALGEASARVREQVNEHIAANEEVQTVVQALERQYDTFVTAQEQQASLLAGEADLPSGDEIGAEFERFLAEQAGSGEFDTPGDGDNDQN; encoded by the coding sequence ATGGATGACCAGTCGAAAATGTACGAGCTGGAATTCCCGGCACCCCAATTGTCTGCTGCCGACGGCCAGGGACCGATCCTCATTCACGGCCTCGAGGGCTACTCCGACGCAGGTCACGCGGTAAAGCTCGCGACGACACACCTGCGAGAGAGCCTCGAGACGGAACTTGTCGCATCGTTTGCTGTGGACGAGTTGATCGACTACCGCTCACGGCGGCCACTGATGACCTTCAAGGCCGATCACTTCTCGGACTACGCCGAGCCCACGCTCAACTTGTACGCACTGCGCGACACCGTCGGAACTCCGTTCCTGCTGCTCGCCGGTATGGAACCAGACCTGAAGTGGGAACGGTTCACCACTGCGGTTCGATTGCTCGCAGAACAACTGGGCGTTCGTCAGACCATCGGTTTGAACGCAATCCCCATGGCAATTCCGCACACCCGCCCCTTGGGATTGACTGCGCATTCCACGAACAAGGAACTGATCGGCGACCATCAGCGCTGGTCGGGTGAATTACAGGTGCCGGGTAGCGCGTCGTCGCTGCTCGAATTCAGGATGGCTCAGCACGGGCACGAAGCCGTAGGTTTCTCGGTCCACGTTCCGCATTACCTCGCACAGACCGACTACCCCGGCGCAGCCGAGACTCTGCTCGAAAATGTTTCCACGGTATCCGGCCTCGAACTCCCCCTGGCTGCCTTGGGTGAAGCCTCGGCGCGAGTCCGGGAACAGGTTAACGAGCACATTGCTGCGAATGAAGAAGTTCAGACGGTTGTCCAGGCACTGGAACGGCAATACGACACTTTTGTCACAGCCCAGGAACAACAAGCGTCCCTGTTGGCCGGAGAGGCCGATCTCCCCAGTGGAGACGAGATCGGGGCCGAATTCGAGCGCTTCCTGGCCGAACAAGCCGGCAGCGGCGAGTTCGATACTCCCGGAGATGGCGACAACGACCAGAACTGA
- a CDS encoding DUF5642 family protein: protein MLRTQVCGVAAAIAAVGLVAGCANPMPGAAVADPAVVSPSADSTSATSTPVSAAKLADLLLTPAEFPPPFDAVVLPAQAVPMAAPDLVGVPRGATVDPADCAPPKQDYGPEGTVMAVGTDNSTRSTISVELTRSDTSLTELQAQTEDCTSMTVTANGVTTTVTTVILPPSPIAADQTLSLRRTVTAPSSATGDQSMLTLLAQVGDVRIAATLMTFGAAHGAGNAATAQLDQAFTAAVQKVRAGS from the coding sequence ATGCTGCGGACACAGGTCTGTGGTGTCGCCGCCGCGATCGCCGCAGTCGGTCTGGTGGCAGGCTGCGCAAATCCGATGCCCGGAGCAGCCGTAGCGGATCCGGCCGTGGTGTCGCCGAGTGCGGATTCGACATCCGCGACCAGTACACCGGTGTCGGCCGCGAAGCTGGCCGACCTACTGTTGACTCCGGCCGAGTTTCCCCCGCCTTTCGACGCGGTTGTGCTTCCCGCGCAGGCTGTGCCGATGGCGGCACCCGACCTCGTCGGCGTTCCGCGCGGCGCCACAGTCGATCCGGCCGACTGCGCTCCGCCGAAACAGGACTACGGACCCGAGGGCACGGTCATGGCTGTCGGTACCGACAACTCGACGAGATCGACGATCTCCGTCGAGCTGACGCGAAGTGATACCAGCCTCACCGAGTTGCAGGCGCAGACCGAAGATTGCACGTCGATGACCGTAACGGCCAATGGAGTCACCACGACGGTCACCACCGTCATTCTTCCGCCGTCGCCGATCGCTGCCGATCAGACGTTGTCACTGCGACGTACTGTCACGGCGCCGTCCTCCGCCACCGGCGACCAGTCCATGTTGACCCTGCTGGCCCAGGTCGGTGACGTGCGGATTGCCGCCACTCTCATGACATTCGGGGCGGCACACGGAGCGGGTAACGCTGCAACTGCCCAACTCGACCAAGCGTTTACTGCAGCCGTTCAGAAGGTTCGCGCGGGCAGTTGA
- the galE gene encoding UDP-glucose 4-epimerase GalE, with translation MKLLVTGGAGYVGSVCSTVLLERGHDVVIIDDLSTGNADAVPAGAEFIEGDVAKLAAEVLTDSSKFDGVLHFAAQSLVGESVLHPEKYWQGNVVTTLALLEAIRLSGTPRLVFSSTAATYGEPEQSPIVETAPTRPTNPYGASKLAIDHAITSYSIAHGLAATSLRYFNVAGAYKSAGENRVVETHLIPLVLQVALGQRDKISVFGTDWPTPDGTAVRDYIHVLDLAEAHLLALEAATPAEHRIYNLGSGTGFSVREVIASCARVTGLPINVEDAPRRLGDPAVLIASSDKAIAELGWTPTRTDLDVIVADAWQFLQDLGSASHAAR, from the coding sequence ATGAAACTCTTGGTCACCGGCGGTGCCGGCTATGTCGGAAGTGTCTGCAGCACAGTGCTGCTCGAACGTGGGCATGACGTTGTCATCATCGACGATCTCTCCACCGGAAATGCCGACGCGGTACCCGCCGGTGCCGAGTTCATCGAAGGTGACGTCGCAAAACTCGCCGCGGAGGTCCTCACAGACTCCTCGAAGTTCGACGGTGTCCTGCACTTCGCTGCGCAGTCCCTCGTCGGTGAATCGGTACTCCATCCCGAAAAGTACTGGCAGGGCAACGTAGTCACCACCCTTGCTCTTCTGGAGGCAATTCGTCTCTCGGGCACTCCGCGTTTGGTGTTCTCTTCTACGGCAGCGACGTACGGTGAGCCGGAGCAGTCGCCCATCGTGGAGACAGCCCCGACCCGCCCCACCAATCCGTACGGGGCATCCAAGCTCGCGATCGATCACGCGATCACCTCGTACTCGATCGCACACGGACTCGCGGCGACCAGTCTGCGGTACTTCAATGTCGCGGGCGCATACAAGTCCGCCGGCGAAAATCGGGTTGTCGAAACACATTTGATTCCCCTCGTCCTTCAGGTTGCACTGGGTCAACGCGACAAGATCTCGGTGTTCGGCACCGATTGGCCGACTCCCGACGGCACCGCAGTTCGCGATTACATTCACGTTCTCGACCTGGCCGAAGCACATCTGCTCGCGCTGGAAGCAGCCACGCCCGCGGAGCACCGCATCTACAACCTCGGTAGCGGTACAGGGTTCAGCGTCCGAGAAGTCATTGCATCCTGCGCCCGTGTGACCGGCCTACCGATCAACGTCGAGGATGCACCCCGGCGCCTGGGTGATCCCGCCGTTCTCATCGCGTCCAGTGACAAGGCAATCGCCGAGTTGGGATGGACGCCGACGCGCACCGACCTCGACGTGATCGTGGCCGACGCCTGGCAGTTCCTTCAGGACTTGGGTTCCGCCTCACACGCAGCCCGCTAG
- a CDS encoding DUF5997 family protein: MTSNKTPQTMKPTTAAKKLGVYLEATPKEFQEGDVTREELTALQTEAPEWLLELRSTGPHPKQVIAAKLGISIAGLARGGVEEALTTDQVAALLEEKPEWLQKERKLQADVRAENVRIKEKRASRRNQPRKARRG; encoded by the coding sequence ATGACGTCGAACAAAACGCCCCAGACGATGAAGCCGACGACGGCTGCCAAGAAGCTGGGTGTGTACCTGGAAGCAACACCGAAAGAGTTCCAGGAAGGCGACGTGACCCGTGAAGAACTGACCGCGCTGCAGACCGAAGCTCCGGAGTGGCTGCTCGAGCTGCGCAGCACCGGCCCGCATCCCAAGCAGGTCATCGCAGCCAAGCTGGGCATCTCCATTGCCGGTTTGGCGCGCGGAGGCGTCGAAGAGGCGCTCACCACGGATCAGGTCGCTGCCCTGCTGGAAGAAAAGCCCGAGTGGCTACAGAAGGAACGCAAGCTCCAAGCCGACGTGCGCGCGGAGAACGTCCGCATCAAGGAAAAGCGTGCATCGCGCCGCAATCAGCCGCGCAAGGCTCGTCGCGGATAG
- a CDS encoding DUF4192 domain-containing protein, translated as MTTSPFSREFESSDHGESPSALPLSEHLSDPGELIAAIPALLGFRPADSIVAMCLMDTTPKTLGPIMRHDYFPNIGSELAPAMHAALAQFVRVCAVEGTVAVILVMVGDHPLGELFDIAGEFNDMLVGEGINLIDVLCTAEIEPGREWMSVFAPDRYGRLPDPASSSVAAAQVYGGRVIRGSREELVLAVRGESRNQALIGWSIDGGRASLASARCDAHCSNDPFSQVRREVEAVLIHVENVECGMYPDTDECAQLALMLSDVRVRDAIMGLAATEYASSAEALWSMLTHELPIPECAWAASILGFFAYARGDGPLAGVALAYALEADPEHTLAGLLDKSLQAGVRPDGIRELATVGLTLARELGVARMPEMRRMN; from the coding sequence ATGACAACATCACCGTTTTCCCGTGAATTCGAATCCTCCGACCATGGCGAGAGCCCTTCGGCGCTGCCGCTGTCCGAACACCTTTCGGATCCCGGCGAATTGATAGCCGCAATTCCAGCGCTGTTGGGATTTCGCCCGGCCGATTCGATAGTCGCGATGTGCTTGATGGACACCACACCGAAAACGCTCGGCCCGATCATGAGGCATGACTACTTTCCGAACATCGGTTCCGAACTTGCGCCGGCGATGCACGCGGCCCTGGCACAGTTCGTCCGAGTCTGCGCTGTCGAAGGAACGGTAGCCGTGATCCTCGTGATGGTCGGCGATCATCCACTCGGTGAATTATTCGACATTGCAGGCGAATTCAACGACATGCTCGTCGGCGAGGGAATCAACCTCATCGATGTACTGTGCACTGCCGAGATCGAACCGGGCCGAGAGTGGATGAGCGTATTCGCGCCGGACCGCTACGGGCGATTACCTGATCCGGCGTCGTCATCGGTGGCCGCGGCGCAGGTGTACGGCGGCCGCGTCATCAGGGGTTCGAGAGAAGAGTTGGTACTGGCGGTGCGAGGTGAATCGCGCAATCAGGCGTTGATCGGGTGGTCGATCGACGGGGGAAGGGCGTCACTCGCGTCTGCTCGGTGTGACGCGCATTGTTCCAACGATCCTTTCTCCCAGGTGCGACGGGAGGTGGAGGCCGTCTTGATCCACGTCGAGAACGTGGAGTGTGGGATGTACCCCGACACCGACGAGTGTGCCCAATTGGCGCTCATGTTGTCGGACGTGCGCGTACGCGACGCAATTATGGGGCTCGCTGCAACGGAGTACGCAAGTTCGGCGGAAGCGTTGTGGTCCATGCTCACGCATGAGCTTCCAATTCCGGAATGTGCGTGGGCAGCATCGATTTTGGGGTTCTTTGCTTATGCCCGCGGTGACGGACCCCTGGCCGGCGTTGCGCTGGCCTACGCGCTGGAAGCGGATCCCGAGCACACTCTTGCCGGCTTGCTCGACAAATCGTTGCAAGCCGGAGTCAGGCCGGACGGAATCCGTGAACTAGCGACCGTCGGCCTGACCCTCGCTCGAGAATTGGGAGTCGCCCGAATGCCCGAAATGCGGCGGATGAACTAG
- a CDS encoding FAD-binding oxidoreductase, translating into MTSEHSSALDQLIALLPDGSVLTDPDLTAGYRQDWAADPTAGHPAAVVRATCTEDIQVVMRWATEHRVPVVPRGAGSGLSGGSSAVDGCIVVSTERMREITIDPVARVAVTQPGLMNAEVKKAAAEHGLWYPPDPSSFEICSIGGNAATNAGGLCCVKYGVTTDYVLGLKVVLADGTAVSLGGPLLKDVAGLSLTKLFVGSEGTLGIITELTLRLIPAQPPTSTVVASFDSVADAADAVLAITRNIRPAMLEFMDHTSINAVEDSVRMGLNRQARALLLAQSDAPGAAGTLEIETIVAACENNGATEVFATDDQAEGDAFTAARRAVFPAVQALGSLMLEDVGVPMRQLPELITGVESIAEDLDVLICTVAHAGDGNTHPLIVFDPSDPDMTERARIAFGRVMDLAIALGGTITGEHGVGRIKRDWLPTQLGEDVMLLNRKVKDALDPLGILNPGAVIAAK; encoded by the coding sequence ATGACTTCGGAGCATTCAAGCGCCCTGGACCAACTGATCGCACTGCTGCCTGATGGTTCGGTGCTCACTGATCCCGATCTGACAGCAGGTTATCGGCAAGACTGGGCGGCGGATCCGACTGCCGGCCATCCAGCCGCAGTGGTTCGAGCCACCTGCACTGAAGACATTCAAGTCGTCATGCGCTGGGCCACCGAGCATCGGGTGCCGGTGGTTCCGCGTGGCGCCGGTTCGGGACTCTCCGGTGGATCGAGCGCCGTGGACGGCTGCATCGTGGTCAGTACCGAGCGGATGCGGGAGATCACGATCGATCCGGTTGCCCGGGTTGCCGTGACTCAACCAGGCTTGATGAACGCCGAAGTCAAGAAGGCAGCCGCCGAGCACGGGCTGTGGTACCCGCCGGATCCGTCGTCATTCGAAATCTGTTCCATCGGAGGAAACGCCGCGACCAACGCGGGCGGCCTGTGTTGCGTGAAGTACGGCGTCACCACCGACTATGTACTCGGGCTGAAAGTGGTACTCGCCGACGGTACTGCGGTATCGCTAGGCGGACCGCTCTTGAAAGATGTTGCGGGCCTATCGCTCACCAAACTCTTTGTCGGGAGCGAAGGAACGCTCGGCATCATCACCGAACTGACGTTGCGACTCATTCCGGCTCAACCACCGACGTCGACGGTCGTAGCTTCGTTCGACTCCGTAGCGGACGCTGCGGACGCCGTTTTGGCAATTACCAGAAACATTCGGCCCGCGATGCTCGAATTCATGGACCATACCAGCATCAATGCCGTCGAGGATTCGGTACGGATGGGACTCAATCGACAGGCCCGGGCACTGTTACTCGCTCAGTCCGACGCTCCGGGCGCGGCTGGCACTCTCGAGATCGAGACAATCGTCGCGGCATGTGAAAACAATGGTGCCACCGAAGTTTTTGCGACGGACGATCAAGCAGAGGGTGACGCATTCACGGCAGCCCGGCGTGCGGTGTTCCCCGCCGTGCAGGCGCTGGGGAGCCTCATGCTCGAGGATGTCGGTGTTCCGATGCGCCAACTGCCCGAGTTGATCACCGGGGTGGAATCTATCGCCGAAGATCTTGACGTTCTGATTTGCACGGTTGCCCATGCCGGCGACGGCAACACTCATCCACTCATCGTCTTCGATCCGTCCGATCCCGATATGACCGAACGCGCCCGTATCGCCTTCGGTCGCGTCATGGATCTCGCAATTGCACTGGGCGGCACCATTACCGGCGAGCACGGTGTGGGCCGGATCAAACGTGACTGGCTACCAACTCAACTGGGCGAGGACGTGATGTTGCTCAATCGGAAGGTCAAAGACGCACTCGATCCGTTGGGAATCCTCAATCCCGGAGCAGTGATCGCCGCAAAATAG
- a CDS encoding WXG100 family type VII secretion target — MGGRYRADTEQILAVVNRAKEIGQRLEERITDIEREVTALNVEWDGDAATAHRTKHDTRRREMNDMRTALAQLETNARGAHDRYIANAQHNSGMWP, encoded by the coding sequence ATGGGCGGCCGCTACCGCGCCGACACCGAACAGATCCTCGCCGTGGTGAACCGGGCGAAGGAGATCGGCCAGCGACTCGAGGAACGCATCACCGACATCGAACGCGAAGTCACCGCCCTCAACGTCGAATGGGACGGCGACGCTGCCACCGCGCACCGCACCAAACACGACACCCGCCGCCGCGAGATGAACGACATGCGCACCGCACTCGCGCAACTCGAAACCAACGCCCGCGGCGCGCACGACCGCTATATTGCCAACGCCCAACACAACAGCGGAATGTGGCCCTGA
- a CDS encoding WXG100 family type VII secretion target — MPDANWRSLMHGNPEQMHATATRISDLADDFWDDVESLRRDSENLMTADWTGDAARTHAALWAEWVDSARQVASALTEDAALLHQAAAEYSKTDNANANTVATATLNMNL; from the coding sequence GTGCCCGACGCCAATTGGCGGTCACTGATGCACGGCAATCCCGAACAGATGCATGCCACAGCGACACGGATCTCCGACCTCGCAGACGACTTCTGGGACGACGTCGAATCGCTTCGCCGCGACTCCGAAAACCTCATGACAGCCGACTGGACCGGCGACGCCGCCCGAACCCACGCAGCCCTGTGGGCAGAATGGGTCGACTCCGCCCGGCAAGTCGCCAGCGCACTCACCGAAGACGCCGCACTCCTACACCAGGCCGCCGCCGAATACAGCAAGACCGACAACGCAAACGCGAACACCGTGGCCACCGCAACACTGAACATGAACCTCTGA
- a CDS encoding LysR substrate-binding domain-containing protein encodes MTDADSPAIFRLAYAPGVTPTKWIRVWNERLPDIRLELVQFPVLEVVAALRAGEAEAGLVRLPIDRTELSAISLYAETPVVVIPKDHVFTTVDQISVADLDDEIVLNPLDDTLEWTTRPGKAAAERPETIADAIELVAAGVGVVVVPHSLARLHHRKDLTFRPVDGAPESPIALAWMESKTTELVEELIGIVRGRTAQSSRGRNGQPAEKIKGSVKAKLAAKERRAEAAKAEHKAKSSGTAKSVSGRNTAGGKAKAGGKAGSGKSGGTKSSGGRFSSKPKGR; translated from the coding sequence GTGACAGACGCGGATAGTCCGGCAATTTTTCGTCTCGCGTATGCCCCCGGGGTGACGCCGACCAAGTGGATTCGGGTGTGGAACGAACGTCTCCCCGACATTCGCCTGGAGCTCGTTCAGTTTCCCGTTCTCGAGGTTGTAGCGGCACTTCGCGCTGGTGAGGCTGAAGCGGGTTTGGTTCGTTTGCCAATCGACCGCACGGAGCTCAGCGCCATCTCCCTGTATGCCGAGACGCCGGTGGTAGTGATCCCCAAGGATCACGTGTTCACCACTGTCGATCAGATTTCCGTCGCCGATCTCGACGACGAGATTGTGCTCAATCCCCTCGACGACACCCTCGAATGGACGACGCGTCCGGGCAAGGCCGCGGCCGAACGTCCGGAGACCATCGCCGACGCCATCGAGTTGGTCGCTGCCGGCGTTGGCGTTGTTGTGGTCCCCCATTCGCTGGCGCGCCTGCACCACCGCAAGGATCTGACTTTCCGTCCGGTGGACGGTGCTCCCGAGTCTCCGATCGCGCTCGCGTGGATGGAGTCCAAGACCACAGAATTGGTCGAGGAACTTATCGGCATCGTGCGTGGACGTACTGCGCAGAGCTCCCGTGGACGCAACGGTCAGCCGGCCGAGAAGATCAAGGGCTCGGTCAAGGCGAAGCTAGCGGCGAAGGAACGACGCGCCGAGGCTGCCAAAGCTGAGCACAAGGCCAAGAGTTCCGGAACGGCCAAGAGTGTGTCGGGCCGCAACACAGCTGGCGGCAAAGCCAAGGCCGGCGGCAAAGCGGGCAGCGGCAAGTCAGGCGGCACCAAGAGTTCCGGTGGCCGGTTCTCGAGTAAGCCGAAGGGCCGCTGA
- a CDS encoding DEAD/DEAH box helicase, with translation MLLTELLPDNADPDSVFDAFASWTVERGLTLYPAQEEAVMELVSGANVILATPTGSGKSMVAIGAHFYAMSRGKRTYYTAPIKALVSEKFFALCEVFGAENVGMMTGDAAVNSSAPIICATAEIVANLALREGANSDIGQVVMDEFHFYSEPDRGWAWQVPLIELPHAQFLLMSATLGEVDFFAEDLTRRTGNPTTVVSGTERPVPLMFSYATTPVGETIEDLVTTNQAPVYIVHFTQAAALERAQALTSVNFCSKTEKEAIAEALGGFRFTTGFGKTLSRLVRHGIGVHHAGMLPKYRRLIEVLAQDGLLKVICGTDTLGVGINVPIRTVLLTGLAKYDGVRTRHLKAREFHQIAGRAGRAGYDTMGTVVVQAPEHEVDNLRAVAKAGDDPKKIKKIQRKKAPEGFVSWSEATFDRLVTASPEPLVSRFSVSNSMLLNVIARPGNCFEAMRHLLEDNHESRPAQRKHILKTISLYRGLLSAGIVERLDEPDEYGRMARLTMDLQRDFALNQPLSPFALAAFELLDVESDTYALDVVSIIESTLDDPRQVLMGQQHFARGEAVAQMKADGIEYEERMELLEEVTWPKPLSELLFPAFEMYRGGHPWITEFALSPKSVVRDMIERAMTFAELISHYGLTRSEGLVLRYLADAYRALRQTVPTEARTEEIEDIIEWLGELIRQVDSSLLDEWESLTDPGAEIDAEQVAFGADIPRPISANPRAFRVMVRNAMFRRIDLASRRRWHELENLEDGIDAAEWEEQLLPYFEEYHSIGTGPSARGPALFQVVEEDEFWRVRQVLEDPEGDHGWALLGVVDIPESDALGEIVFDELSVVEG, from the coding sequence GTGCTGCTGACGGAACTGCTCCCCGACAACGCGGATCCCGATTCCGTTTTCGACGCCTTCGCCTCCTGGACCGTGGAGCGAGGATTGACGCTCTATCCTGCCCAGGAAGAGGCCGTCATGGAACTGGTCTCGGGCGCCAACGTCATTCTGGCGACTCCGACTGGTTCCGGTAAGTCCATGGTGGCGATCGGTGCGCATTTCTACGCGATGTCTCGCGGCAAACGTACGTACTACACGGCTCCCATCAAGGCTTTGGTGAGCGAGAAGTTCTTTGCCCTCTGCGAGGTGTTCGGAGCCGAGAACGTCGGCATGATGACGGGCGACGCCGCGGTCAACTCGTCGGCCCCCATCATCTGCGCCACCGCGGAGATCGTCGCGAACCTGGCTCTGCGCGAAGGCGCGAACTCGGACATCGGCCAGGTCGTGATGGACGAGTTCCACTTCTACTCCGAACCCGATCGCGGCTGGGCGTGGCAGGTTCCGTTGATCGAACTTCCGCACGCCCAGTTCTTGTTGATGTCCGCCACACTCGGCGAGGTCGATTTCTTCGCCGAGGACCTCACGCGTCGTACCGGCAACCCCACCACCGTGGTGTCCGGCACCGAACGCCCTGTCCCCCTAATGTTTTCGTATGCAACGACGCCGGTCGGTGAGACCATCGAAGATCTGGTCACCACCAACCAGGCGCCCGTCTACATCGTGCATTTCACGCAGGCCGCAGCGTTGGAACGCGCCCAGGCACTCACGAGCGTCAACTTCTGTTCGAAGACCGAGAAGGAAGCAATCGCCGAGGCTCTCGGCGGATTCCGTTTCACAACCGGATTCGGCAAGACGCTCTCGCGCCTCGTTCGCCACGGCATCGGGGTTCACCATGCCGGCATGCTCCCCAAGTACCGCCGCCTTATCGAAGTCCTGGCTCAGGACGGCCTTCTCAAGGTCATCTGCGGCACCGACACTCTCGGTGTGGGCATCAACGTCCCGATCCGCACAGTGTTGCTCACAGGCCTGGCCAAGTACGACGGCGTCCGCACCCGTCACTTGAAGGCACGCGAGTTCCATCAGATCGCAGGACGTGCAGGCCGCGCCGGCTACGACACGATGGGCACCGTCGTCGTCCAGGCACCGGAACATGAGGTGGACAACCTGCGGGCCGTCGCCAAGGCCGGTGACGATCCGAAGAAGATCAAGAAGATTCAACGCAAGAAGGCACCCGAAGGCTTTGTGTCCTGGAGCGAAGCCACCTTCGACCGCTTGGTGACAGCGTCACCCGAACCGCTGGTGTCGCGGTTCTCGGTCAGCAACTCCATGCTGCTCAATGTCATCGCACGGCCGGGTAATTGCTTCGAGGCCATGCGACACCTGTTGGAAGACAACCACGAATCGCGGCCGGCTCAGCGTAAGCACATCCTCAAGACGATCTCCCTGTACCGCGGATTGCTCAGCGCCGGCATCGTCGAGCGACTCGACGAACCCGACGAATACGGCCGCATGGCTCGCTTGACCATGGATTTGCAGCGCGACTTTGCATTGAACCAGCCGCTCTCACCGTTCGCATTGGCCGCGTTCGAACTCCTCGACGTCGAATCCGATACTTATGCACTCGATGTCGTGTCCATCATCGAGTCGACGCTCGACGATCCCCGTCAGGTGTTGATGGGCCAGCAGCACTTCGCTCGCGGCGAAGCTGTGGCTCAAATGAAGGCCGACGGCATCGAATACGAGGAGCGCATGGAACTCCTCGAAGAAGTGACCTGGCCGAAACCGTTGTCGGAGTTGCTGTTCCCTGCATTCGAGATGTACCGCGGCGGCCATCCGTGGATCACCGAGTTTGCACTTTCCCCCAAGTCCGTGGTGCGCGACATGATCGAGCGTGCCATGACGTTTGCCGAATTGATCAGCCACTACGGGCTCACTCGTTCCGAGGGACTCGTCCTGCGCTACCTCGCGGACGCCTATCGCGCACTGCGCCAGACAGTTCCCACCGAAGCGCGTACCGAAGAAATCGAAGACATCATCGAATGGCTGGGCGAATTGATCCGTCAGGTCGACTCGAGCCTGCTCGACGAGTGGGAATCGCTCACCGATCCCGGAGCTGAGATCGACGCCGAACAGGTCGCCTTCGGCGCCGACATTCCCCGGCCGATCTCCGCGAACCCACGCGCATTCCGGGTAATGGTGCGCAACGCGATGTTCCGCCGTATCGACCTCGCGTCACGTCGACGCTGGCACGAACTCGAAAACCTCGAGGACGGTATCGACGCCGCGGAGTGGGAAGAGCAACTGCTCCCCTACTTCGAGGAGTATCACTCCATCGGAACCGGGCCGTCGGCACGTGGGCCGGCCCTGTTCCAGGTAGTCGAGGAAGACGAGTTCTGGCGCGTGCGTCAGGTGCTCGAAGATCCCGAGGGCGATCACGGTTGGGCATTGCTCGGCGTCGTGGACATCCCGGAATCCGACGCATTGGGCGAAATCGTATTCGACGAACTCAGCGTCGTAGAAGGCTGA
- a CDS encoding alpha/beta fold hydrolase — MSRPRTRQLRPVPDEEPRMMFRTIHGYRRAFRIAGEGPAVLLLHGIGDNSSTWTEIIPHLAKNYTVIAPDLLGHGRSDKPRADYSVAAYANGMRDLLSTLGIEHVSVIGHSLGGGVAMQFAYQFPNMVDRLVLVSAGGITKDVHPILRLMSVPVVNEVLKLLRLPGAMPLVRLAGTFAGAVHGSNLRPGTMLHDTPDLIRVLADLPDPTAYEAYLRTLRAVVDWRGQVVTMLDRCYLTENLPVQLIWGDDDSVIPVSHAHLAHAAMPNSRLEIFRGSGHFPFRDDPMRFLHVVEDFLATTVPLTFDEARWRHMLIAGVGENMITGSSSTRMAVLDAMGSDERSAT; from the coding sequence ATGAGCAGACCCCGAACGCGACAGCTACGTCCGGTACCCGACGAGGAACCGCGGATGATGTTTCGGACAATTCACGGTTACCGTCGAGCGTTTCGAATCGCCGGCGAGGGTCCCGCCGTTCTCCTGCTCCACGGAATCGGCGACAACTCCTCCACGTGGACCGAAATAATCCCGCACCTCGCCAAGAACTACACCGTCATTGCGCCTGACCTTCTCGGTCACGGCCGTTCCGACAAGCCGCGTGCGGACTATTCGGTGGCTGCCTACGCCAACGGCATGCGCGATCTGTTGTCGACGCTGGGCATCGAACATGTCTCCGTGATCGGGCATTCGCTCGGCGGCGGTGTCGCGATGCAGTTCGCATATCAATTCCCGAACATGGTCGATCGTCTGGTGCTGGTCTCTGCCGGCGGCATCACCAAGGACGTGCATCCGATTCTGCGGCTCATGTCTGTGCCTGTGGTCAACGAAGTTCTCAAGCTGCTCCGCCTACCCGGGGCCATGCCGTTGGTGCGGCTCGCCGGAACCTTTGCCGGTGCGGTCCACGGATCAAACCTTCGTCCGGGAACCATGCTCCACGACACTCCCGATCTGATCCGGGTTCTCGCCGACTTGCCCGATCCCACCGCCTACGAGGCGTACCTCCGCACTTTGCGTGCCGTAGTCGATTGGCGCGGCCAAGTGGTGACCATGCTCGATCGGTGTTACCTGACGGAGAATCTCCCGGTCCAGCTGATCTGGGGAGACGACGATTCCGTGATCCCCGTGTCTCACGCTCATCTTGCGCATGCGGCAATGCCCAATTCCCGCCTCGAAATCTTCCGCGGATCGGGTCACTTCCCGTTCCGTGACGACCCCATGCGTTTCCTGCATGTCGTCGAAGACTTCCTCGCGACTACTGTTCCGTTGACGTTCGACGAAGCACGGTGGCGACACATGCTGATTGCCGGAGTCGGCGAAAATATGATCACCGGTTCGTCGTCGACGCGTATGGCGGTGCTCGACGCGATGGGTTCCGACGAGCGCAGCGCAACCTGA